The Hallerella porci genome includes the window GAGCATGATTCGTCATGCGTTAAATGCGTGCAAAATTCCTTGCATTATCGGTGGAAATTTTGGAGTTCCCGCGTTGGATTTGTTAAAAGATGATTCGCCCGAACGCATTTCCATTTTGGAACTTTCTTCGTTTCAGTTGATGACTCTTCCGGTTTCGCCGCATGTGGGCGTTGTGCTCCGCGTTTCGACGGAACATTTGGATTGGCACAAATCCGTCGAAGAATATCGCGATGCAAAAGCGAATTTAGTCCGCTGGCAAAAGCGAAAAGATTATTGCGTTTATATTCAAGATGCAGCGCCGTCGGCTGCGATTGCTGCACAGTCGGGCGCACAAAAATTGAGCTATGGCACAAAAGATGCCGATGCGATTTTTTCTTCGGATTCGCTTTCGATTGACGGCTACGAATTAAAACTTTCGGATTGTAAAATCCGCGGCGCTTATCAGTTAGAAAATATGGCGGCAGCACTTCTCGCGGTGAAGGCGCTCGGCGCCGATGTGCCCACCGCTTTGCAAGCGTTAAAATCTTACGAATCGTTACCGTTCCGCATGGAATTTAAAGGCGAAAAAAATGGCATTGAATTTTATAATGATTCGTATGCGACTCGCCCGGATGCGACGATGGCCGCAGTAAAAAGTATGCGTCGTCCGTTTGCTTTAATTCTCGGCGGCTCGGAAAAGAACGCAGACTTTACCGAACTTTCTAAACTTCTCGTTTCGCTTCCGCAATTAAAGAAAATTTCCCTCATCGGCGCCACAGCAGAACGGATGCTCGCCTCGTTGAACGAAGCCAATGCGCAAATTCCGATGCACATTTTCCCCAATTTAGACGAAGCCTTTGCCGATGCGTGCAGCCTTGGCGCGGGTTCCGCCGTTCTCCTTTCCCCTGCCTGCGCAAGTTTCGGACTTTTCAAGAACTATAAAGTCCGCGGGGAAAAGTTTAATGAACTAGTGAGTTTAGTTAGGAATTAGGAAGGAGAGCCCACTTCTTCGAAGTGGGCTGCCCATTTTCTGAAGCAAAATAGGATGTTATTTCTCATTTTTTCTCGTGCAACGCTGCATGAACACTTCAAAAGGGATTTGAACATTCTGTGCAACGCTGCATGAACACTTCAAAAGGGATTTGAACATTCCGCGCAACGCTGCATGGACACTTCAAAAGGGATTTGAACATTCCGTGCAATGCTGCATGAACACTTCAAAAGGGATTTGAACATTCCGTGCAACGCTGCATGAACACTTCAAAAGGGTTTTGAACATCCTTGCAACACTGCATAACCACTTCAAAAGAATTTTGAGCTATTCGCATAGACTCGATGAGGCTTTTCCCGATTTTTTATGCAATCAATTCTTTCGTGAGCAAGTAAAATCAACTCAACAACTCAACCTTTGCACTTTCTCCGCGCGCCATTTCATTTCTCGCTAGCCGAAGGCGGAGCCGTGCGAACTCATTTCTCATTTTAATTATATTTTGCCGCACTATGATGTTTTCACAGCTGACAGACTCTTTGGAATCGACTCTTAAAAACCTGCGAGGACAGGGAACTTTAACCGAAGAAAACGTAGCGGATTCGCTCCGCGAAGTGCGCCGCGCTTTCCTCGAAGCCGACGTAAGCTTTAACGTGACCCGCGATTTTGTGAAAGCGGTCAAAGAAAAAGCGATGGGCAAGGAAGTACTGACTTCGGTGACGCCGGGACAGCAGATTGTGAAAATCATCCACGATGAATTGGTGCAGGTGATGGGCGGCGAAACGAAAGAACTCGCCCTCGCTGGGAAGCCTCCTGTCGGCATTATGATGGTCGGTTTGCAAGGTTCGGGCAAGACGACTTTTGCTGCAAAAATTTCCCTCTACTTGCGCAGTAAGCGGAAGAAGAAACCTCTCCTCGTCGCCGCTGACGTTTACCGCCCCGCAGCTATTAAACAGCTGCAAGTTCTCGGCAAATCGATTGGCATTCCGGTTTACGACGAAGGCGAAGGCAACCCGGTTGAAATCATTCAGCACGGTTACGAATACGCCGAAAAGAATGGTTTCGATGTGGTCATTTACGATACCGCAGGCC containing:
- the murD gene encoding UDP-N-acetylmuramoyl-L-alanine--D-glutamate ligase; its protein translation is MQKLAGPVGILGFGIEGKSTLDYLVRNGEKEIVVMDKNPVTLPALPSDVNVKIFTGEKYLDGLKDSVTVVRSAGVYPLSNELFRFQMNGGSLTSQIEIFLNETKSKSVVGVTGTLGKGSTVSMIRHALNACKIPCIIGGNFGVPALDLLKDDSPERISILELSSFQLMTLPVSPHVGVVLRVSTEHLDWHKSVEEYRDAKANLVRWQKRKDYCVYIQDAAPSAAIAAQSGAQKLSYGTKDADAIFSSDSLSIDGYELKLSDCKIRGAYQLENMAAALLAVKALGADVPTALQALKSYESLPFRMEFKGEKNGIEFYNDSYATRPDATMAAVKSMRRPFALILGGSEKNADFTELSKLLVSLPQLKKISLIGATAERMLASLNEANAQIPMHIFPNLDEAFADACSLGAGSAVLLSPACASFGLFKNYKVRGEKFNELVSLVRN